One window from the genome of Spirosoma rhododendri encodes:
- a CDS encoding VCBS repeat-containing protein → MQNCVTQTRLAVGRCCGVLCTLLLVGYLTACRTEPAEPELFQSLDSTKTGIGFINQLRETDSLSILDYLYFYNGAGVAAGDLNGDGLSDLYFVSSQGPNKLYLNKGNMAFRDVTTKANVAGKAGWQTGVTMADVNGDGRLDIYVSAVSKFRGLTGTNELYINNGPGPDGVPTFTEQAAAYGLNFAGFSTQAAFFDYDHDGDLDCFLLNHAVHTSRSYDNVSARSVRVPESGDYLFKNQLVETGKPTFTDVSEQAGIFGAAMGYGLGIAVADLNNDGWEDMYVSNDFHEDDYYYINDQHGHFRESVRQAFGHTSRFSMGNDAADVNNDGYPDLMTLDMYPADEVVEKSSQGEDALDVYRYKLSYGYMDQYSRNCLQLNLSGKQFMDVGLLAGVAATDWSWSPLLADYDNDGQKDLFIANGIVRRPNNLDYVKYISSDSVQSRMNTSAGTFNEQDLAHMPSGKVHNYLFRGGRNLQFTDKSLTWGFETPTFSCGAAYADLDNDGDLDLVTNNIADPAGVYQNQARTLFPANQYLKIKLAGQAPNTFGVGAKVILYSRDTVQVQQLMPTRGFESAVEPVLTFGVGTHKKLDSVAVIWPNQQVEVRRNVAANQTLTLRQADARAIPFLFPKPAADPLFTVINDTTLILYRHRENVDYYDFTRESLMPFKLSTEGPKLATADVNGDGLLDVYIGGARRQAGSLLLQTLDGRFTNSAQPAFLADADAEDTGATFFDADGDGDADLYVVTGGNEFYGPAPELADRLYINDGKGQFTRRPDALPPMFSNKSCARPADVDHDGDLDLFVGGRVVGFAYGKTPDSYLLINDGKGRFTDQTASVAPALKQVGMVTDAVWADTDNDKDLDLIVAGDWMPVRVFANDGGKLTEVENPFNGTPMNGFWQCLAAADFDRDGDIDLIAGNLGLNTRLRKGADIKLHLWVKDLDNNKTNDPILAYNVLDHWYPTATKDELGKQVPSIINRRYTNYADYAGQTVEQLFSQGELTDAEERDVNQLASVYLENQYGKFVVHTLPVQAQVSKLFTLLPLDIDHDGDLDVVGGGNFYGASMYQGRYDASYGLVLRNDGKRSGSSPQFTSLSPVDTGLLLSGEVRDMVAIPATSGTRLIMARNNAPVQLVRLKPAGNQ, encoded by the coding sequence ATGCAGAACTGTGTAACCCAGACTCGACTGGCAGTCGGCCGTTGCTGCGGAGTACTCTGCACCCTGCTTTTAGTTGGTTACCTGACCGCCTGCCGAACCGAACCGGCCGAACCTGAGCTGTTTCAGTCGCTCGACTCGACCAAAACCGGTATCGGCTTCATCAATCAGTTGCGCGAAACGGATAGTCTGTCGATTCTCGATTACCTGTATTTCTACAACGGCGCGGGTGTTGCTGCTGGCGATCTGAACGGCGACGGCTTGTCGGATTTATATTTCGTGTCGAGTCAGGGGCCAAACAAGCTGTACCTGAACAAGGGCAACATGGCCTTCCGCGACGTTACGACAAAGGCAAATGTAGCGGGTAAGGCTGGCTGGCAGACGGGCGTGACAATGGCTGACGTCAACGGCGACGGTCGGCTCGACATCTACGTCAGCGCAGTTAGCAAGTTTCGGGGGCTGACGGGTACCAACGAACTGTACATCAATAACGGCCCCGGTCCCGATGGTGTGCCGACGTTCACCGAGCAGGCTGCGGCTTACGGACTGAACTTCGCGGGCTTTTCGACACAGGCCGCTTTCTTCGACTACGACCACGACGGCGATCTCGACTGCTTCCTGCTCAACCACGCCGTACACACCTCGCGTAGCTACGACAACGTATCGGCCCGGAGCGTCCGTGTCCCCGAGTCGGGTGATTATCTGTTCAAAAATCAACTCGTTGAAACGGGCAAGCCGACCTTTACCGACGTCAGCGAACAAGCGGGCATCTTCGGCGCGGCTATGGGTTATGGGCTGGGCATTGCCGTGGCCGACCTGAACAACGACGGCTGGGAGGATATGTATGTCTCCAACGATTTCCACGAAGACGACTACTACTATATCAACGATCAGCACGGCCATTTTCGCGAGAGCGTCCGGCAGGCGTTTGGGCATACGAGCCGCTTCTCGATGGGTAACGATGCCGCCGACGTCAACAACGACGGCTACCCCGACCTGATGACGCTGGACATGTATCCGGCCGACGAGGTGGTCGAAAAATCGTCGCAGGGCGAAGATGCGCTTGACGTGTACCGCTACAAGCTGTCGTACGGCTACATGGATCAGTACAGCCGCAACTGCCTGCAACTGAATCTGTCCGGCAAGCAGTTTATGGACGTCGGCTTATTGGCGGGCGTAGCGGCAACCGACTGGAGCTGGTCGCCCTTGCTGGCCGATTACGATAATGACGGGCAAAAAGACCTGTTTATCGCCAATGGCATTGTCCGGCGGCCCAACAACCTCGACTACGTCAAGTACATTTCGAGCGATTCGGTGCAGAGCCGGATGAACACCTCGGCCGGAACGTTCAACGAGCAGGATCTGGCGCATATGCCGAGCGGGAAGGTGCATAACTACCTGTTTCGGGGTGGCCGTAATCTGCAATTCACCGACAAGTCGCTGACGTGGGGTTTCGAGACGCCGACCTTTTCCTGCGGTGCTGCCTACGCCGACCTCGACAACGACGGCGATCTCGATCTGGTCACGAACAACATTGCCGACCCGGCGGGTGTCTATCAGAATCAGGCCCGCACGCTGTTTCCGGCCAATCAATACCTGAAAATTAAGCTGGCAGGGCAGGCACCAAACACGTTCGGCGTCGGGGCAAAAGTTATTTTGTATAGCCGTGACACGGTGCAGGTACAACAGCTTATGCCGACGCGGGGCTTTGAATCAGCGGTGGAACCTGTGCTGACGTTCGGGGTGGGGACGCACAAAAAGCTGGACTCCGTAGCCGTTATCTGGCCAAATCAGCAGGTCGAGGTTCGACGTAATGTAGCCGCCAATCAAACACTGACCTTGCGGCAGGCCGACGCTCGGGCAATACCGTTTTTGTTTCCCAAACCAGCTGCGGATCCGCTGTTTACGGTGATCAATGACACAACGCTGATACTATACCGGCATCGGGAAAACGTCGACTATTACGATTTTACCCGTGAATCGCTAATGCCATTTAAGCTATCAACCGAAGGGCCGAAGCTGGCAACCGCCGACGTCAATGGCGACGGACTACTTGACGTGTACATTGGTGGTGCCCGTCGGCAGGCGGGGTCGCTGCTGCTGCAAACACTCGACGGACGCTTTACCAATTCGGCGCAACCGGCATTTTTGGCCGATGCTGACGCCGAAGATACCGGGGCAACGTTCTTCGATGCTGACGGCGACGGCGACGCTGACCTGTACGTGGTGACGGGCGGGAACGAGTTTTACGGTCCCGCGCCCGAACTGGCCGATCGACTGTACATCAACGACGGCAAGGGTCAGTTCACCCGTCGCCCTGATGCTTTGCCGCCCATGTTCAGCAACAAAAGCTGTGCGCGCCCTGCCGACGTTGACCATGATGGTGACCTCGATCTGTTCGTTGGGGGTCGTGTCGTTGGCTTCGCATACGGAAAAACGCCCGACTCATACCTGCTCATCAACGACGGAAAAGGGCGATTCACCGATCAAACCGCGTCGGTAGCCCCGGCGCTCAAACAAGTCGGCATGGTGACCGATGCCGTCTGGGCCGATACTGACAATGACAAAGACCTCGACCTGATCGTAGCGGGCGACTGGATGCCGGTGCGGGTATTTGCGAACGACGGTGGTAAACTGACTGAGGTTGAAAATCCGTTCAACGGTACACCTATGAATGGTTTCTGGCAGTGCCTGGCAGCCGCCGATTTCGATCGTGATGGCGACATAGACTTGATAGCTGGTAACCTGGGCCTCAACACGCGTCTGCGCAAGGGAGCCGATATAAAGCTGCACCTGTGGGTCAAAGACCTTGACAACAACAAAACCAACGACCCTATTCTGGCTTACAACGTGCTCGACCATTGGTACCCGACGGCCACGAAAGACGAGCTGGGCAAGCAGGTGCCAAGTATCATCAATCGTCGGTACACTAACTACGCCGACTATGCCGGGCAGACCGTCGAGCAACTGTTTTCGCAGGGCGAACTGACCGATGCTGAAGAGCGGGACGTGAATCAGCTGGCGTCGGTATACCTGGAAAATCAGTACGGAAAATTCGTCGTGCATACGCTGCCAGTACAGGCTCAGGTGTCGAAATTATTTACCCTATTGCCGCTCGACATCGACCACGACGGCGACCTGGATGTGGTAGGGGGCGGCAATTTCTACGGGGCCAGTATGTATCAGGGCCGGTACGACGCCAGCTACGGGCTGGTGCTGCGCAACGACGGTAAAAGGTCGGGCAGTTCCCCGCAGTTCACCAGCTTATCACCAGTCGATACGGGGCTGTTGCTGTCCGGTGAGGTGCGGGACATGGTGGCTATTCCGGCCACGTCGGGAACACGCCTGATCATGGCCCGAAACAATGCGCCGGTGCAACTCGTGCGGCTGAAACCCGCCGGAAATCAGTAA